Proteins from a genomic interval of Bufo gargarizans isolate SCDJY-AF-19 unplaced genomic scaffold, ASM1485885v1 original_scaffold_1095_pilon, whole genome shotgun sequence:
- the LOC122922971 gene encoding uncharacterized protein LOC122922971: MSPFLFFLFFDTLHCIIGDGYVIFIVPIFVSTVKKTKWNSCRDQFRREVTEMVRSGEGAPKKRPYIYTEQLRFLRPVMDLRLTVDSLEDPEPQPSPQSDPGGAETPPVFSPEMSPTNLAEEESEGVQRGLAGPGEVNPDDSQRPQSRRRRSAPQASSGITTKEVIDSQVIQYLAQKRAEGCEEVLMRGLAPLLQVPQEKQAACIASITLVLEMYRHPYQGDIHSLIDRVRRQVVLGPHHQQQGSLPPRAATHHAPYYSQQNLPLSQDSNPPFGQPNYPPTYPTGAQDPAQVRPGPSYAAGSFTRDLMDL; encoded by the exons ATGTCgccttttttgtttttccttttttttgataCTTTGCACTGTATTATTGGAGATGGATATGTCATTTTTATTGTACCAATTTTTGTTTCCACAGTTAAAAAAACCAAATGGAACAGTTGTAGGGATCAGTTCCGTCGGGAAGTCACTGAGATGGTGCGGAGTGGTGAGGGGGCTCCTAAGAAAAGACCCTACATATACACGGAGCAATTGCGCTTTCTTCGTCCCGTGATGGATCTTAGGCT TACTGTTGACAGTCTGGAGGACCCAGAACCACAGCCATCACCACAGTCAGATCCGGGAGGCGCAGAGACCCCTCCCGTCTTTTCGCCAGAAATGAGTCCCACAAATCTGGCAGAAGAAGAGTCCGAAGGTGTTCAAAGGGGACTTGCTGGGCCTGGTGAAGTGAACCCTGATGATAGCCAAAGGCCACAGAGTCGGCGAAGGAGGTCTGCCCCTCAGGCTTCTTCTGGGATAACAACTAAAGAGGTGATTGACTCCCAAGTCATTCAGTACCTAGCCCAGAAGAGGGCTGAAGGGTGTGAGGAGGTCTTAATGAGGGGGCTGGCACCTTTACTACAAGTGCCACAGGAGAAGCAAGCAGCATGTATTGCTTCCATCACGTTAGTCCTGGAAATGTATAGGCACCCATATCAGGGGGACATACATTCCCTAATTGATCGGGTGAGACGGCAAGTGGTCTTGGGCCCTCATCACCAACAACAAGGCAGCTTACCACCTAGGGCAGCAACCCATCACGCGCCCTATTATAGCCAGCAAAATCTCCCTTTATCCCAAGATTCGAATCCTCCTTTTGGCCAGCCAAATTACCCTCCAACATATCCCACAGGGGCACAGGATCCTGCCCAGGTTCGGCCAGGACCCTCATATGCTGCTGGATCTTTCACAAGGGATCTGATGGACTTATAA